GAGCTGGCGCTTGGCGAGGCGGCGGGAGTTGCGCTTTATGAGCCTCGCTGCCTCCTCCAGGCCGATCTCGCCGCGCAGGTGAGAGGCCATCTCCCTGTAGCCGACCGCGGCGAAGGGCTGCGCATCCCTGCCGCACATCCCGAGCAGACGGCGCGCCTCGTCCGCAAGCCCCCCGGCGATCATCCGGTCGACGCGCGCCTCGATGCCTCGGTAGAGCTCCTCGCGGTCGGGCATCAGGCCGATTTCGAGCGCGTCATAGCGCTTCTCGGAAAAGTCGTGCTCGCCCCTCAGCTCGCTGGGCCGCGTGCCGGTGAGTTCGTATATCTCGATCGCGCGCACGATGCGCGTGCGGTCGTTTTGCGAGATCGCGATCGCTGAGGCAGGATCGAATCCTGCGAGCCTTGCGTGGAGCGCGGCCGGCCCCATGGCTGCCATCTCCTTCTCGAGTTCAGCGCGAAGATCGTCGTCGCGGGGAGGCGCGTCGCAGAAACCGTGAATCAGCATCCTGATGTACATGCCCGTGCCGCCGACCACGAGCGGCACCCGGCCGCGAGCCGCGATGCCGGCGATCGCCTCGTCTGCGAGCTCGACGAATCGCGCCGCGTCGAAACGCTCCCCGGGATCGGCACAGTCGATGAGGTGATGAGGGACCGCCTCGCGCTCGGATGCGGAGGGTTTTGCCGTGCCGATATCGAACCCGCGCCAGACCTGCTGCGAGTCGGCCGAGACGATCTCGCCGCGAAACCTCCTCGCGAGCTCGACGCCGACCGCCGTCTTCCCCGATGCGGTGGGACCACAAACTATGACAATCTTCCTCAAAGTATCCCCTGTATCCAAAAATGAAATTCCAAGCACCAGATCCCAATGGCCGAATGAATTCCAATTTCCAAAATTCCAATTATTCAAACCCAATCTTTGAAGCTTGTGATCTGGAATTTGGTGCTTATCTGGTCATTGGTGCTTGGAATTTGGAATTTCAATTGCATTTCATTTTCGACCGAACCATTTCTCTATTTCACCCTTCTCTATCCTGACCAGCGCAGGCCTCCCGTGCGGGCAGGTCTTCACGTCTCCCCTCTCCATGTCGCGCACGAGCGAAGCGACCTCCTCGGGCGAAAGCGAGTCCCCTGCCCGCACCTGCCTGTGGCAGGCGGCGAGGGCGAAGACCTTCCGGAGCGCCTCCTCCATGGAAACATGCTCGCCCAGCTCCGAGAGCTCTGCCGCGATCATCCGGACGAGAGGGGCGGTCGAGGCGCCGCCGAGGAGCGCCGGCGCCGCCTTGACCAGCACCGTGCCCCCTCCGAACGGCTCGATCTCGAAGCCGGCGGCGGAGAGCAGCTCGCTCCGCTCTTGGATCTCCGCAGCTTCGGCCTCGGAGAGATCCACCTGCTCGGGGATCAGAAGCCTCTGCCGGGCAACGGGACCCGCCGCGTGCTGAGCGACGAGCGCGTCGAAGCCCAGCCTCTCGTGGGCGGCGTGCTGGTCGATGATGACGAGCTCACCACCTTCCCCCTCGCATGCGATGTACGACGCCGCGAACTGGCCCAGCGGCCGCATGCGCGCGCCGAACTCGCCGAACGAGCGCTGCGCCTCGCCGGACACCGCAGGCCCGGCGGAGGGCCTTGAATGTTCATGGCGCATGACGGCCGACTCGACGCCGGGCGCGCAGGGAGAAGGGCAGCCCCCCCTGACGGCCGAACCGGAAGGCGAAAAGACCGACTGCACGGCCGAGCCGAGCGTCTTTTTCAGGGCCGACGAGATGAACGAGTGGACGGCGCCGGGCTCAGCGAATTTCACCTCCCGCTTGGCAGGGTGCACGTTCACGTCCACTCGCGCGGGATCGATCTCGACCCAGAGCACGGCCGCCGGCGAGGCGCCGCGCGAAAGCCTCTCCCCGAACCCCTCTGTGAGCGCGTGCATGAGGAGCCGGTCGCGCACCGGCCTCCTGTTCACGAAGAGGTGCACGTCGCGGCCCCTGGACCTGCCCCGCTCCGCGACAAAGCCCGCGACCGCGAGCCCCGGCACCTGCTCGGCCACGCGCAGAAGACGGACCGATGAATCCTCTCCGAGAACCGCCTCGACCCTGGCGCGCGCGCCCTCGTCGCCGACGTCCGCCGCACATGCGGGGAGGCTCAGCCTGCGCGCCCCGTCCACCGAGACGTCGAACCGGATCGCGGGGAAGGCGAGCGCCATCTCCATGACCGCGTCGACCGCGTGGCCGGACTCCGCCCTTGCGGAGCGGATGAATTTTCTCCTGGCGGGGACGTTATGGAAGAGATCGAACACCGTGACCACGGTGCCGGGCGCGCACCCCGCGGGGACGGGGCCCTCGATCGAGCCGCTCGACATCTCCACGCGAGCGCCCTCTTCCGCCGCCGGGCCGCCCGGCCTCGACTCGATCGCGAGCCGCGACACCGCACCTATGGAGGCGAGCGCCTCGCCGCGAAAACCCATGGTCGAGATGCCCCAGAGGTCGTCGGCCGAGGTGATCTTGCTGGTGGCGTGCCTCTCGAGCGAGAGCAGAAGATCCTCCGGCCCCATCCCGCAGCCGTCGTCCCCCACGCGGATCCGCTCGATCCCGCCGCCGTCGATCTCGACCGAGATCGATCGGGCCCCTGCGTCCGCCGAGTTCTCGCACAGCTCCTTGACCACCGAGGCGGGCCTCTCGACCACCTCGCCGGCCGCGATCTTCTCTACGACCTCTTTCGGAAGGATAACGATACCCATGAGGCCTCGAGCCCTATCACGGCGACTGGCCCGTTTCAACGCCATTTGCGGGCTTTCTTTTCGCGCTTGAATTGCCCCCCCAAAGCCTGCATCATATCGGGCCTTATGTCGAAAGGAGGCGCACCATGCCCAAGGCGCTGGTCATCTACAGCTCCCGCTCGGGTCACACGATGAAGATGGCGGAGGCCATAGCCAAAGGGATCGAAGGGGCCAGGGTGAGCGTGACGCTCACCGACGTCAACATGGCCAGGGTCGACGACCTTGCCAGCGCCGATGCGATCGTGCTCGGCAGCCCCTGCTACTACGGCTCCATGTCCGCGGAGATGAAGCGTTTCCTCGACGACAGCGTCCGGTTCCACGGGCAGCTCAGCGGAAAGGTGGGCGGCGCGTTCGCCTCGTCGGGCATGCTCGGCGGCGGCAACGAGACCACGGTCCGCAGCCTCATCGACGCCCTCATGATCCACGGCATGGTGGTCAAGGGCAACGCCGGGATCGGTCACTTCGGCCCGGTCTCGATCGGCGAGCCGGACGAGAAGGCGCTCGAGGAATGCACGGCCTACGGCGCGGAGATCGCCGAACTGACGAAGAGGCTCTTCCGAAGCTAGCCCGGAGGGCGATTCATGCAGCCGATAACACAGTACGAGCGCCCGCTCACCGAGCGGGCCCTCATGGCCATACACCCCTTCTGGTCGCTGCTCGCGAGGGTATTTCCGGGCTCGTTCGGCCAGCCGAGGGAGGCGGTCCCCCATCCGTCGGCCATGCTCGAGTCGCCGAACCGGGCCTGGCGCCTTTTGCTCCCGCACTTCTTCCGCCGCGTCAGCGTGGACCCCACGGAGGTCAGGCGCCTGGCCGAGGCGGCCGCCGGATCCACCGTCATCTACATCGCCAAGTACGCGGGCCAGCTCGAGTACTCTTTCTTCAACCACCTCTTCCTTGAAAAGGGGCTTCCCCTGTCGAGGTACACGAACTCCTGTGCCCTCAGGCGCTGGATGAAGGCCGGCTCACTCCTGCGCTCCGTCTCCTCTCAGGAGTCGCAGATCGGGCGGCACGGCCGCATACTCGACCCGCTCTACGACGGCTACCTCCCGCAGATGGTCTCACGCGGCGAGAGCGCGCTCATCCGCATCCCTCCGATCGACCTGCTCGACGAGGAGCTCGTAATCACCGGGCCGCTCCGCGCGCTGCTGGCGATCATCGAGGCCCAGAGGGCGAGCGAGCGGCCGGTGAAGATCGTCCCCCTGGACTTCCTCTGGAGCCGCAGGCCCCCCAAGGCGAAAAGGAGCGTTGGCGACATATTTCTGGGCGAGCAGGAGTCTCCCGGCGCGATACGCAAGTTCTTCCTCTTCTGGAAGAACTACAGGCGCCGCGCCCACGCCTCGATCGGCGAGCCGATCTCCGTTTCCGAGTTCATCGCGGCCAACGGCGACGCATCGGACGACGAGGAGCTTGCGAGCCGCATGAGGAAGCGGCTGCTTGGGGCTCTCAACGCGCAGAGGCGCACGGTCATCGGCCCGCCCCTTCGGCCGCGCTCGTGGTTCATCCAGCAGGTCCTCTCGGACGAAGAGCTGGACAATGAGGTCTGCCGCATCGCCGCCGACCGCAGAAAGCCGGCGGACGACCTGAGGGATCTGGCGCACCGCTACGCGCGCGAGATCGTCGCGGACCTCGACTACGCCTATGTCGAGATCCTCGAGCGCGTCCTGGGCAGGGCGCTGACGAGGCTGTTCGAGTCCCTCGACGTCGACGAGGAGGGGCTCGCGGCGGCAAAGGCGGCGTTCGCCGGGGGACCGGTGATATTCGTGCCGAACCATCGCAGCCACGTCGACGGCCTCGTGCTCTCCTACGTGTTCTATCACGCAGGCATGACGATTCCTCACATCGCGGCAGGCTCCAACCTCTCCTTCTGGCCGCTCGGCCGCATTTTTCGCCGCTGCGGAGCCTACTTCATCCGCAGGGCGTTCCGCGACAATCCGCTCTACAAGGCGGTCCTGGCCACATATCTCAAAGTGATGATGAAGGAGGGTATCTGCCAGGAGTTCTTCATCGAGGGGGGACGCACGAGGACCGGAAAGCTCAAGGACCCGAAGATGGGGATGCTCGGGATGATGAAGCGCGCGGCGCGCGAGGCCGGGGTCGAGGGAGCGTCGATCGTTCCGGTCTCCATAACGTACGACCGCGTGATAGAGCAGAAGGGCTACGCGAGCGAGCTCGAGGGCGCTAAAAAGAAGGAGGAGTCGAGGATTCGTCTCGTGGGCCTCACCAGGTACCTGGGCGGGAGGCAGTCAAGATACGGCTCCATCCATGTGCGCTTCGGCCCCCCCATGCCGCTGCTGGACGAAGGCTCCGATCCCAAGGCGGTCGAGCGCTGCGCCTGGCGCATCTGCCACGAGATCAACCGCAGGGCGGTGGTCACGCCGGCCGCGGTCGCGGCGGCGGCGATCCTCCCGGTGAGCCGCACAGGCCTCACCCTCGCGCAGTTTCGGCAGAACTCGCAGGCGATCGTCGACTGCCTGATAGCGAAGGGAGCCGAGGTGCCCGCAGCGCTGGCCGGTTCCACGCAGGCGGTGATGCAGGAGGCGCTGGCCACGCTCGCGCGCGCGCGACTCGTCACCCCCAGGACCGACTCCCTGGAACCGTTCATCGCCGTGGATGAAGAAAAGCGAGTGCCGCTGTCGATATTCAGGAACAGCCTCGTCCATTTTCTCGTGACTCCGGCTGTGCTCTGCAAGGTCCTGCTCTGGCGGGCGAAGAACGAGCAGTCCCCTTCTGTCCCCGAGCTCGCCGACGACCTCGCGGCCGCCAAGCTCCTTTTGCACCACGAATTCCGATTCGCCGCGAGCCGCAGGCCTGAGGAGCACGTGGAGCGATCGATAGCGGTGCTCGAGAAGCTCGGAGCCGTTGCGCGCTCGGGCGACGGCAAGATCGTGCCGCGCAACTCCGGGCTCTGGATCTGCGACCTGCTCTCAGCGCAGGTGAGGCCGTTCGTGGAGACGCTCTGGGTGGCGGCCAGATACGTCGAGGGGCGCATGAAGGGCCCGGTCGAGGAGCGCCCTCTCATCGATGCGATGCTGGCGGCGGGCTCCGACATGTACCAGCTCGGCAGGGTGCGCTTCCGCGAATCGATCAACAGGGACGGCTACGCGGCCTCTTTGCGAGCGCTGGTGAAGTTCGGCATGCTCGTCCCCGAGCCTCAAAAGGAGGGGCAGAGACGCCGCTCATCTTACGCGCCCACTGAAAACGAAGATTCGATGAAGATGCTTAAAGTTGAGCTTGAAAAACTCTTCTGAACCCCTTTCCCTGACTGAAAATCCACCGGTTATCAACAGCTCCATTCCCTGCCCGCCGGTCCCGTCAAAGATGGACGACAGGGGCAAAGACAAGACAAAACCATGGATTGTCATGTTTATCACTGCCTGATAATCAGGCACTCGAAATCAAAGGGAGTGAAAGAGGCATAAGGACCGCGCTCAACGATTTTATCCACAGCCTTATCCAGCCCTGGTGTGAAAATCGGGCCCTGCGTCAGGCGATGGCCCGCTCCTCATCTTCGATCTCGGGCTCGTATTCCTGCCGACCGTCATCGCCCCGGCCGTCGCCCTCCTGCTCGCCGTGGTGGTGGTGCGCATCGCCCTGCGAGCGCGCGGCGAGCACCCTGTCGTGCGAGGAACCGTGGCCCGATGCCGGGGCCGCCATGCCGAGCGAAGCTGCGTGAAGAAAGTAAGGGGGGCCGCCCTTGTCCATGTGAGACATCGCGATCGAGAACGGATCGCTGTTGGGGTCGTGCATCGCAAGGCCGCCGGCAGGGAGCGAGCCCATCCCGGATGAACCTCGCTTTTCGCTCAGGCCGCCTTCGTTGCGGAACGGCACAACCGCAGGCGAATCGCCCCTCTCGCGGGGCCGCCCCGCCTCCAGCGACGAGTCGCCCTGCGACCCCCTCTTCTCCGCCTCTGCCAGCACGCAATTTCCGCCGTGCGAGAAAATTGCTCGAATCCAGGACCTGATATGCCTCGACGCCTCGGATAAGGCCGGCCCCGCGCTCTCCTCAGCCCTCTCCACGAAGCGACCGATCGCTGAGAGCGCCGCATCGGCCGCGTTCTCCACCGACCTGCGAACCCCGCGCTCGCGCCTTTCGATCTCGCCGGTCGCGTTCGAGCGCGCCTCTGAGAACGCGTGTGCGCTCGCCGCCTCTGAGGCGGCCCTGGCCGAGTCGAATCCGGCCGTTGCCCCGGGCATCTGCTGCTGCGCCGCAGGGGCTATGGAACCGGTCGGCACCTGTGGCTCGACCTGGGACTGAGATTCGGTTCCAAGGCCTCCGCTCGATGCGACGTTTGATGCGACCTCCGTATCCGGACCTTTCTCAAGCGCCTTCGTCCCCTCGTCACGCGGAATCTCGTGCTCGAAAGGATCGGGGATGATGTCGTCCCTTTCCTCGAATATCGGGATCTCTGCGATGGAGTCGCTCTGCACCTTCGGGACTTTGGGGGCTTCATCCAGGAATCCCGTGTATATCTCCGACGAATCGGAGAAGAGCTTGCTCTGGTTGGAGAGGGCCTGGCCGCAGTCCTCTTCGAGCCACGGATCGTAGTAGGTGAACTGCTCCTCCTCGGGGAGCCCGGGGCAGCTCTGTTGCATCGGATCGCAGAGCGCCTCGTCGACCGGCGGCCCATCGTCGCACAGGATCTCGACCTCGCCCTCTGCAGAGACGACCGCGATGAGCTCGCCGCCCGCGTCGTAGATCTCGACCGTGCCTTCGAGCGTGCTGACCGGGAAGAGGGGACCGTATTGCCCCTCCAGGCTGAGGATGGCGTAAGAGGCCGCATCCTCCGCGACGCTCGCTGCAGCGGCCGACTGCGCAGCCTGGTTGGTTATCTTTGTCGCGTTATCGACCACTTTTCCTCGCAATCGAACGGGGCCAAAGGACACGCATGCCCTGTTATTATTATCGGCCGACAGAGGGGCGGTGTTGCTCAGGGGGAAAGATTTTATATATAGTTGATATCGTTGAAGAATAAGATGCAAAATAAAAATAAAGGCCCTTTCGGGGCCTTTATTGCTCAGGGGCAGGGATTCGAACCCCGATAGCCGGTTCCAGAGACCGGTGTCCTACCGTTGGACGACCCCTGAATAAATTTTCAAATATCTCTTTTCGAATCCCCGCGGACAGGGGCAGGGATTGTCACTTCGTTCTGACGATCAATGCTATTTGTTTCGAGCTTCGCTCGTCACTCTATCATAGCTTCTGTACGTTCGAACCCCGATAGCCGGTTCCAGAGACCGGTGTCCTACCGTTGGACGACCCCTGAATAAGGAGGCACTTCTTGCATTGAATTTAGGCGCTTGTCAACCAGACGAAAAAAGCCCCCTCAAGCCAGGGGGCCCTGTTGAACTGCCGAATCAAGCGGCCCTATGCCGCCTTTGCAAACCTGTTGTAGAGCCAGGCGAAGATCATGCCCGCCACGAAGCCGTCCACAAAGGTGAGCGCGAGTCCTATGATGAGACTGAGAGCCGGGCTGGCTATGGCGCCCAGCCAGCCAAGGTAGAAGCCGTTTAACACGTCGAACGGCGCCTGGCTAACCCCTGCCCATGCCATGATGTAGGCCCAAAGCACGCCGACCACGTAAAGGATCGCGCATGCAAGGCCCATCGCCTTGATGTTGAGTTTCATCTGCCCCCCTTTGTTTTGACCCAAACAAGACGGAGTCCCGCAAGACGGAGTAAATTCAAGTTTTTTAACTTTCAAACCAACTCCGTCCTGCGGGACTCCGTCTTGCGTGGGTACCCTACCATGACTTCGTGTTGCAGTCACCGAATCGGTTGCACTCCACAGGGCAGGTGCGCCACAGCCCCGCATGGCGCCGTCGAGCCCCTTCCTGGAGTTCCACGAACGACTCCTCCTCAGGATAGGAGGGCCTGCGATCGGAAAAGGCCATGCCGGCGCGGATCAGCTCCGAGTTGAGCATGCGGTTCCCCTCATAGAGATATATTCGCCTGTCGCCGAGGACGCGCCTGTGGCCGTTCGTGCGCTCGAAAGAGTACGAGACCCGCTTTTCCAGCAGGCGGGACCCGAGATATGCCCTCGACTCCTCCGCAAAGCACCCGCCCCCGGCAGGGGGGTGAACGCCGATGAGCTCCATCCTCTCGCCGTCGATCTCCACGTGCGCCGCGTCGATCACGGAGGTGACAACACCTTCGAAATCGCCGCCGTAGGCTATCGCGGGCGGGCCCTCCTCCTCCGTCCCCTCCTCGGTGAGCTCTATTATGAGGCCGTTGTCGAGCCCCTCCTCCTCAGGATCGTCCTGCGGGAAAGCGGCGCATGGGAGGACCAGGAGCAACGCGGCGAGGAAAACCGCTGGAATTCTATGTGCCATCGATATCTCCGGATTTTTCAGGAAATGGGGTTTACAGCCCGCGGGGGTAAAATGGCAACAAAAAAAGGCGGGGACATATCCCCCGCCTCATGATGCGGCCAGCCGAGTCAGAACCTCAATCTCATGCCGACCTTCAGTCCAAACCCCTTCACGCCGACGCTCGCATGGACCAGCCTGGTCGGATCGCCGGACAAGGGGTTCTTCCACTCGGTCCTCACCTCAGAGGAGCTGGTGATTATCTCCCTCTTTGTGTGCTGCATGCCCTTTTCCCATCTACCCTTCTCAGCCATACGCGCCCGCCTCCTGTCCTGCCGTCATTATAGCACAGATAAAGAAAAAGGCCGACCCCTCAGGTCGGCCTTTTTATTATTTCCTTTATCTGCCCCTTTACGACATCAGCGGATCGGAGGCGAACATCCTCTGGTAGCGGCTGTAGTTGGACAGCACCTTCTTCACGTAATTGCGGGTCTCTTTGTAGGGCGGGATGCCGTTGTGCTTCGAGACCGCGCCCGGACCGGCGTTGTAGGCCGCGATCGCATGGGGGAGGTTGCCGTCGAAACGGTCGATGAGCTGGCGGAGGTACTTGGCGCCGGCGAGGATATTCTCTGCCGGGTCCCAGGCGTTGCGGCAGCCGAGGTAGCGCGCCGTGGACGGCATTATCTGCATGAGGCCCTGGGCGCCCACGTGAGAGCGGGCCCTGACCTTGAACTCGGACTCGGCATGGATGACCGCGGCGATGAGCGCGGGGTTCACGTCATGGGCCTCGGCAGCCCTGTTGATCTCATGGGAGAAGCTCACCATGTCCTTGCCGGCCCAGCCGGCCTTTGCGGAGGAGCTGCCGTAGCAGAAGCTCACCACATATATGAGGGCTATGCCCACGAGGTTCAGCGCCAGGATCTGCAGTCTCTTTGAATGTATTATGTTGTTCATCATGCCCCTTTACTTAAGCAATATCGATGCCAAACTCTAAACTCTAACTAGTCGTTATTATTAAGTTAATAGTATCAACAAAAAAGGCAGCCACTGATTAGAGGTATAGTGCCCCCACTTTGTGGGGATAATCCCTCCTGTCTAAAATGGGCTTCTGCGGTTAACTCATTGATTAATTGAGGCAGGTGCTTAACCCTTAAAAACGCTTCCGGTCAAGACGCTGAGTGTCATAAAATTAATATATTTGAATTTCAACGTGTTAGAATGAGTTTTTGCATGCCACGGGCAGCCCTGAGCCCCTTTCCTGCGGCCAGATCTGCCTTGATCATCTCATTATCTACGATGTGGTTGCCGCAGATGGCCTCCACCCCATAATCGAACAGGACCGGCGACATGACCGTGGAAGGCCCCAGAATCATTATTCTTTTACCCCTAGCCAAGGCGAGCAGCCCCTCAAGTGTATGATTTATAAAGGTTGTTCCTGTGATCGCCACCACCTGGGCACGTGGAATGATATCTGCCGCCCTCTCCGCCGGCAGGTCCCCTTCCTTTGGATCGAGCTCCAGCACCCAGAGCTTTCCGGCCGCACATCTCAACTTATCGGTGAAGGCGAAGTGGCCTATCATTGCAACATCCCTGCCCGCAGCCCATTCCATGAGGAGCGACGTCCCGCTCCCCGTGCACGGGGCAGCCCCGCTGGGCGTGACAAGTGAATTGATGGCAGCGATTCCCAGCGACGCCTCGCCCGTGTCGCTCGAAAGCCCAAGCCTCGCGATATCTAAGGCGCTCTCAGGGGCGGGGACCGGCGTGCCGGGCTTCGGACCCGGGAACCTGTATGCCGCGCCCGCATGCCTCGACAGAACGAGGCTGGCGCCGTCGAAAATCCGTGCCTCCACAAGCGGCGCGTCCTCGATGCCCGAGAGGATCTGCTCCAAGATCCTGTCCATAGATCCGCCTCCTGCGTGGACTTATTATCGATCACACGCTATAAATACAATCCTTAGATCGGGGGACCGATGGAATTTCCCAGGCTCGAGAGAGCGCGGGATCAAGGCGGTCCTCGAGAGGGGAAGATGAAGGGGCTGGCGAGGCTCATAAAGAGGTGCAAACAGTGGCACGCGCTGGCTGCGGTCTCGCTCGCGCTCCTGATCGCGGCGGCGACCTGCACCCGCGCACCCGCAGCCGAGGACCTCATCGTGCGCGCGGCGGCGCTCGGAGCGCGGGGACAGCCCGCATCGACGACCATCGCCGCGATAGACCTCGACTCCATCCTCGATCTCGGTCCGTGGCCATGGAACGCCGACGCGTTCGCGAAGATACTCGACCAGCTGAGGCTGCTCAACGCGCGCATCGTCGTGCTCGATGCGGCCGCGGCCTCGGCCATCGATCCGGGGACAGCGCGCAGGTTTGCCGACTTCGACGGCCGCCGCTTCCTCTCCGCAGGATTTCTATTCTACCCCTCGCTCGCCGATCTGCCGGACGACTACGAGAAGACCAGGGGCGCGGCCGAGCGGGCGATCGTGGCCTCAGCCCTCCCCGCGGCGCCCAGGGACGACTCCGCGCTGCCCGCGATGGCGGGCGCGGAGGCCTCGATCGCGGGGCGCATCGGCCTTCAGACCGACGGCTTTTCAAACGTCCTGCCGGACCGCGACGGCGTGGTCCGGAGGCAGCAGCTTGCCGCCCGGATAGGCGACAGGGTCTATCCGGCGCACGCCCTCTCCGCGGCGGCCAGGTCCTCTGGCTTCACGCCGCTCATCAGCGAGGACGCGGCGGGCAGGGCCTCGGGAGTGAAAATCGGCGAGCGCGCGATCCGCTTGCCCGACG
The DNA window shown above is from Pseudomonadota bacterium and carries:
- a CDS encoding NAD(P)H-dependent oxidoreductase; this encodes MPKALVIYSSRSGHTMKMAEAIAKGIEGARVSVTLTDVNMARVDDLASADAIVLGSPCYYGSMSAEMKRFLDDSVRFHGQLSGKVGGAFASSGMLGGGNETTVRSLIDALMIHGMVVKGNAGIGHFGPVSIGEPDEKALEECTAYGAEIAELTKRLFRS
- a CDS encoding 1-acyl-sn-glycerol-3-phosphate acyltransferase; the protein is MQPITQYERPLTERALMAIHPFWSLLARVFPGSFGQPREAVPHPSAMLESPNRAWRLLLPHFFRRVSVDPTEVRRLAEAAAGSTVIYIAKYAGQLEYSFFNHLFLEKGLPLSRYTNSCALRRWMKAGSLLRSVSSQESQIGRHGRILDPLYDGYLPQMVSRGESALIRIPPIDLLDEELVITGPLRALLAIIEAQRASERPVKIVPLDFLWSRRPPKAKRSVGDIFLGEQESPGAIRKFFLFWKNYRRRAHASIGEPISVSEFIAANGDASDDEELASRMRKRLLGALNAQRRTVIGPPLRPRSWFIQQVLSDEELDNEVCRIAADRRKPADDLRDLAHRYAREIVADLDYAYVEILERVLGRALTRLFESLDVDEEGLAAAKAAFAGGPVIFVPNHRSHVDGLVLSYVFYHAGMTIPHIAAGSNLSFWPLGRIFRRCGAYFIRRAFRDNPLYKAVLATYLKVMMKEGICQEFFIEGGRTRTGKLKDPKMGMLGMMKRAAREAGVEGASIVPVSITYDRVIEQKGYASELEGAKKKEESRIRLVGLTRYLGGRQSRYGSIHVRFGPPMPLLDEGSDPKAVERCAWRICHEINRRAVVTPAAVAAAAILPVSRTGLTLAQFRQNSQAIVDCLIAKGAEVPAALAGSTQAVMQEALATLARARLVTPRTDSLEPFIAVDEEKRVPLSIFRNSLVHFLVTPAVLCKVLLWRAKNEQSPSVPELADDLAAAKLLLHHEFRFAASRRPEEHVERSIAVLEKLGAVARSGDGKIVPRNSGLWICDLLSAQVRPFVETLWVAARYVEGRMKGPVEERPLIDAMLAAGSDMYQLGRVRFRESINRDGYAASLRALVKFGMLVPEPQKEGQRRRSSYAPTENEDSMKMLKVELEKLF
- a CDS encoding lytic transglycosylase domain-containing protein, with amino-acid sequence MNNIIHSKRLQILALNLVGIALIYVVSFCYGSSSAKAGWAGKDMVSFSHEINRAAEAHDVNPALIAAVIHAESEFKVRARSHVGAQGLMQIMPSTARYLGCRNAWDPAENILAGAKYLRQLIDRFDGNLPHAIAAYNAGPGAVSKHNGIPPYKETRNYVKKVLSNYSRYQRMFASDPLMS
- the mutL gene encoding DNA mismatch repair endonuclease MutL; the protein is MGIVILPKEVVEKIAAGEVVERPASVVKELCENSADAGARSISVEIDGGGIERIRVGDDGCGMGPEDLLLSLERHATSKITSADDLWGISTMGFRGEALASIGAVSRLAIESRPGGPAAEEGARVEMSSGSIEGPVPAGCAPGTVVTVFDLFHNVPARRKFIRSARAESGHAVDAVMEMALAFPAIRFDVSVDGARRLSLPACAADVGDEGARARVEAVLGEDSSVRLLRVAEQVPGLAVAGFVAERGRSRGRDVHLFVNRRPVRDRLLMHALTEGFGERLSRGASPAAVLWVEIDPARVDVNVHPAKREVKFAEPGAVHSFISSALKKTLGSAVQSVFSPSGSAVRGGCPSPCAPGVESAVMRHEHSRPSAGPAVSGEAQRSFGEFGARMRPLGQFAASYIACEGEGGELVIIDQHAAHERLGFDALVAQHAAGPVARQRLLIPEQVDLSEAEAAEIQERSELLSAAGFEIEPFGGGTVLVKAAPALLGGASTAPLVRMIAAELSELGEHVSMEEALRKVFALAACHRQVRAGDSLSPEEVASLVRDMERGDVKTCPHGRPALVRIEKGEIEKWFGRK
- the miaA gene encoding tRNA (adenosine(37)-N6)-dimethylallyltransferase MiaA, which encodes MRKIVIVCGPTASGKTAVGVELARRFRGEIVSADSQQVWRGFDIGTAKPSASEREAVPHHLIDCADPGERFDAARFVELADEAIAGIAARGRVPLVVGGTGMYIRMLIHGFCDAPPRDDDLRAELEKEMAAMGPAALHARLAGFDPASAIAISQNDRTRIVRAIEIYELTGTRPSELRGEHDFSEKRYDALEIGLMPDREELYRGIEARVDRMIAGGLADEARRLLGMCGRDAQPFAAVGYREMASHLRGEIGLEEAARLIKRNSRRLAKRQLTWFRADPEIRWMDPADPAGIEQLVHAFIHPQPEPQPQPSV
- a CDS encoding thermonuclease family protein, which gives rise to MAHRIPAVFLAALLLVLPCAAFPQDDPEEEGLDNGLIIELTEEGTEEEGPPAIAYGGDFEGVVTSVIDAAHVEIDGERMELIGVHPPAGGGCFAEESRAYLGSRLLEKRVSYSFERTNGHRRVLGDRRIYLYEGNRMLNSELIRAGMAFSDRRPSYPEEESFVELQEGARRRHAGLWRTCPVECNRFGDCNTKSW